In Labrus bergylta chromosome 11, fLabBer1.1, whole genome shotgun sequence, one genomic interval encodes:
- the msantd4 gene encoding myb/SANT-like DNA-binding domain-containing protein 4 isoform X1: MKHLKRKRKSNYSVRETQTLIREIHKRRDVLFSRQQNTAINELKRQAWEEVAQGVNSLGEGELRTAAEVKRRYLDWRALMKRKQLQAELSLSSSSSSSLVMKTEYDQSSPEHEAASLGSGCDQLIDLSGLSKDCHCDWPELEGLSEPSGQAMMAPLGVKMEDDVSEYRLNGDGDVGDGEIDEDDIPSLLSDMESRGEGHVSDVYSHNGDLGMLTSCKTPTSTFSRDLTLPGGPMGMSAHVLGGVTNHENTGAGFLFAIEKQRLELEKQRLAVETERLGVEKERLGVEKERLRQMEVERERLHLEKERLQVERERLRLQLLSQSEHADSSFNLPPQQGPPSSSTPALSSTHYEGQRDREKEGKGWTSAVDLETERLKLEKERLQLEKERLQFFKFEAGRLQIERERLHVEKERMQLHKDHQGH; encoded by the exons ATGAAGCatctgaagaggaagaggaagagcaacTACAGtgtgagagaaacacaaactctcATCAGAGAGATCCATAAGAGGAGGGACGTGTTGTTCTCCAGGCAGCAG AACACAGCAATTAATGAGCTGAAGAGACAGGCATGGGAGGAAGTGGCGCAAGGTGTAAATTCCCTGGGGGAGGGAGAGCTACGCACTGCTGCTGag GTGAAGCGTCGTTACCTGGACTGGCGTGCACTGATGAAGAGAAAGCAGCTTCAGGCTGAGctctcgctctcctcctcctcatcctcctcgttGGTCATGAAGACTGAGTACGATCAGTCGTCCCCTGAGCACGAGGCGGCTTCTCTGGGATCTGGCTGTGACCAGCTGATTGACCTCTCGGGCCTCTCAAAGGATTGTCACTGCGACTGGCCGGAGCTTGAGGGTCTTAGTGAGCCGAGTGGACAGGCCATGATGGCACCTCTGGGTGTGAAGATGGAGGACGACGTCAGTGAATACAGA CTGAACGGTGACGGTGACGTGGGAGATGGAGAAATAGATGAAGATGACATCCCCTCCCTCCTCAGTGACATGGAGTCACGTGGGGAGGGGCATGTCAGTGATGTTTACTCTCACAACGGGGACTTGGGGATGCTCACCTCCTGTAAAACGCCGACCTCCACATTCAGCAGAGACTTGACACTTCCTGGGGGCCCCATGGGGATGTCAGCTCATGTTCTGGGTGGAGTAACCAATCATGAAAACACGGGGGCGGGCTTTCTGTTTGCTATTGAGAAACAGCGATTGGAGCTGGAGAAACAGCGCCTGGCTGTGGAAACCGAACGCCTGGGGGTAGAGAAAGAGCGACTAGGGGTGGAGAAGGAGCGTCTCCGACAGATGGAGGTAGAGAGGGAACGACTGCATCTGGAGAAAGAGAGGCTACAGGTGGAGAGGGAGAGGCTGAGGCTCCAGCTGCTTAGCCAATCCGAACATGCTGACTCCTCCTTCAACCTGCCGCCGCAACAAGGCCCGCCCTCGTCCTCCACGCCTGCTTTATCCTCCACCCACTATgagggacagagagatagagagaaagaaggcAAAGGCTGGACGTCGGCGGTGGATCTGGAGACGGAAAGGCTTAAACTGGAGAAGGAGAGACTGcagctggagaaagagagactgCAGTTCTTTAAATTTGAGGCTGGCAGACTGCAGATTGAGAGAGAACGCCTCCatgtggagaaagagagaatgcAGCTGCACAAAGATCATCAGGGCCATTGA
- the msantd4 gene encoding myb/SANT-like DNA-binding domain-containing protein 4 isoform X2, whose protein sequence is MKRKQLQAELSLSSSSSSSLVMKTEYDQSSPEHEAASLGSGCDQLIDLSGLSKDCHCDWPELEGLSEPSGQAMMAPLGVKMEDDVSEYRLNGDGDVGDGEIDEDDIPSLLSDMESRGEGHVSDVYSHNGDLGMLTSCKTPTSTFSRDLTLPGGPMGMSAHVLGGVTNHENTGAGFLFAIEKQRLELEKQRLAVETERLGVEKERLGVEKERLRQMEVERERLHLEKERLQVERERLRLQLLSQSEHADSSFNLPPQQGPPSSSTPALSSTHYEGQRDREKEGKGWTSAVDLETERLKLEKERLQLEKERLQFFKFEAGRLQIERERLHVEKERMQLHKDHQGH, encoded by the exons ATGAAGAGAAAGCAGCTTCAGGCTGAGctctcgctctcctcctcctcatcctcctcgttGGTCATGAAGACTGAGTACGATCAGTCGTCCCCTGAGCACGAGGCGGCTTCTCTGGGATCTGGCTGTGACCAGCTGATTGACCTCTCGGGCCTCTCAAAGGATTGTCACTGCGACTGGCCGGAGCTTGAGGGTCTTAGTGAGCCGAGTGGACAGGCCATGATGGCACCTCTGGGTGTGAAGATGGAGGACGACGTCAGTGAATACAGA CTGAACGGTGACGGTGACGTGGGAGATGGAGAAATAGATGAAGATGACATCCCCTCCCTCCTCAGTGACATGGAGTCACGTGGGGAGGGGCATGTCAGTGATGTTTACTCTCACAACGGGGACTTGGGGATGCTCACCTCCTGTAAAACGCCGACCTCCACATTCAGCAGAGACTTGACACTTCCTGGGGGCCCCATGGGGATGTCAGCTCATGTTCTGGGTGGAGTAACCAATCATGAAAACACGGGGGCGGGCTTTCTGTTTGCTATTGAGAAACAGCGATTGGAGCTGGAGAAACAGCGCCTGGCTGTGGAAACCGAACGCCTGGGGGTAGAGAAAGAGCGACTAGGGGTGGAGAAGGAGCGTCTCCGACAGATGGAGGTAGAGAGGGAACGACTGCATCTGGAGAAAGAGAGGCTACAGGTGGAGAGGGAGAGGCTGAGGCTCCAGCTGCTTAGCCAATCCGAACATGCTGACTCCTCCTTCAACCTGCCGCCGCAACAAGGCCCGCCCTCGTCCTCCACGCCTGCTTTATCCTCCACCCACTATgagggacagagagatagagagaaagaaggcAAAGGCTGGACGTCGGCGGTGGATCTGGAGACGGAAAGGCTTAAACTGGAGAAGGAGAGACTGcagctggagaaagagagactgCAGTTCTTTAAATTTGAGGCTGGCAGACTGCAGATTGAGAGAGAACGCCTCCatgtggagaaagagagaatgcAGCTGCACAAAGATCATCAGGGCCATTGA
- the aasdhppt gene encoding L-aminoadipate-semialdehyde dehydrogenase-phosphopantetheinyl transferase isoform X2 has protein sequence MGSVRWAFRCGSWTPSRSDWLLAARCIQREEKDRIGQFVFAKDAKSAVAGRLLLRRFVCERMGIPWSQIRLERSPRGKPYLAAPLKVSSDSGPKQPAWSFNLSHQGDYAVLAAEQGMQVGVDIMKTAMPGSSSVPEFFRIMTRQFTVYEWSVIQSAGSEHQQLATFYRHWALKESFIKAIGTGLGFNLQRVEFHLTSEPLTAGHALHQTKMYLDENEEDDWIFEESLLDADHHVAVALGPAEKPGSATLFCFLLSLFIHPFPLPPRSHCCRSVTSLHPPPL, from the exons ATGGGCTCTGTTCGGTGGGCTTTCCGCTGTGGCTCGTGGACACCGAGCAGGTCTGATTGGCTGCTCGCTGCTCGCTGCATTCAGCGGGAAGAGAAGGACAGGAtcggacagtttgtgtttgccaAGGATGCCAAATCAGCTGTG gcTGGCAGGTTGTTGCTGAGGAgatttgtgtgtgagaggatgGGGATCCCCTGGTCACAGATCAGACTGGAGAGATCACCTAGAGGGAAACCTTACCTGGCAGCCCCACTCAAG GTCAGTTCTGATTCAGGCCCTAAACAACCTGCGTGGAGTTTCAACCTGTCACATCAAGGAGACTACGCGGTGCTCGCTGCAGAGCAAGGGATGCAAGTGGGAGTGGATATCATGAAGACCGCCATGCCAG GTAGCAGCTCTGTGCCGGAGTTTTTCCGCATCATGACTCGTCAGTTTACAGTGTACGAGTGGAGCGTCATCCAGTCAGCCGGCTCAGAGCACCAGCAGCTCGCCACGTTCTACCGCCACTGG GCCCTTAAGGAGAGCTTCATCAAAGCCATCGGCACAGGCCTGGGCTTCAACCTGCAGCGGGTTGAGTTTCACCTGACCTCTGAGCCTCTCACAGCGGGCCATGCTCTGCACCAGACCAAGATGTATCTAGACGAAAATGAGGAAGACGACTGGATTTTTGAA GAGAGCTTACTGGATGCTGACCATCATGTGGCAGTAGCACTGGGACCAGCAGAGAAACCAGGCTCTGCA ACCTTattctgttttctcctcagccTCTTCATCCATCCCTTCCCACTCCCACCACGTTCACACTGCTGTCGTTCAGTGACCTCATTGCATCCGCCTCCCCTCTGA
- the aasdhppt gene encoding L-aminoadipate-semialdehyde dehydrogenase-phosphopantetheinyl transferase isoform X1 has protein sequence MGSVRWAFRCGSWTPSRSDWLLAARCIQREEKDRIGQFVFAKDAKSAVAGRLLLRRFVCERMGIPWSQIRLERSPRGKPYLAAPLKVSSDSGPKQPAWSFNLSHQGDYAVLAAEQGMQVGVDIMKTAMPGSSSVPEFFRIMTRQFTVYEWSVIQSAGSEHQQLATFYRHWALKESFIKAIGTGLGFNLQRVEFHLTSEPLTAGHALHQTKMYLDENEEDDWIFEESLLDADHHVAVALGPAEKPGSAPLHPSLPTPTTFTLLSFSDLIASASPLTDEDPAYWDSFQMKAEAPQRQRQ, from the exons ATGGGCTCTGTTCGGTGGGCTTTCCGCTGTGGCTCGTGGACACCGAGCAGGTCTGATTGGCTGCTCGCTGCTCGCTGCATTCAGCGGGAAGAGAAGGACAGGAtcggacagtttgtgtttgccaAGGATGCCAAATCAGCTGTG gcTGGCAGGTTGTTGCTGAGGAgatttgtgtgtgagaggatgGGGATCCCCTGGTCACAGATCAGACTGGAGAGATCACCTAGAGGGAAACCTTACCTGGCAGCCCCACTCAAG GTCAGTTCTGATTCAGGCCCTAAACAACCTGCGTGGAGTTTCAACCTGTCACATCAAGGAGACTACGCGGTGCTCGCTGCAGAGCAAGGGATGCAAGTGGGAGTGGATATCATGAAGACCGCCATGCCAG GTAGCAGCTCTGTGCCGGAGTTTTTCCGCATCATGACTCGTCAGTTTACAGTGTACGAGTGGAGCGTCATCCAGTCAGCCGGCTCAGAGCACCAGCAGCTCGCCACGTTCTACCGCCACTGG GCCCTTAAGGAGAGCTTCATCAAAGCCATCGGCACAGGCCTGGGCTTCAACCTGCAGCGGGTTGAGTTTCACCTGACCTCTGAGCCTCTCACAGCGGGCCATGCTCTGCACCAGACCAAGATGTATCTAGACGAAAATGAGGAAGACGACTGGATTTTTGAA GAGAGCTTACTGGATGCTGACCATCATGTGGCAGTAGCACTGGGACCAGCAGAGAAACCAGGCTCTGCA ccTCTTCATCCATCCCTTCCCACTCCCACCACGTTCACACTGCTGTCGTTCAGTGACCTCATTGCATCCGCCTCCCCTCTGACAGATGAAGACCCCGCCTACTGGGACAGCTTCCAGATGAAGGCCGAAGCTccgcagagacagagacaataa